Proteins co-encoded in one Lasioglossum baleicum chromosome 3, iyLasBale1, whole genome shotgun sequence genomic window:
- the LOC143207215 gene encoding sperm-associated antigen 7 homolog, whose product MDLLGSIMNSMDKPPTVSDKQKALMKKQKEEYQKHQKAEAERLKVFREKVETKINKFLRDENFKEYKFPAMDQIHRSIIHDVAEVANVWAYSFGEDGVDRHIMIFKREHAPTEDQLNALRRGEEWNEEIAKRVAEEKERRAKEEIEDAKAKKRKDDFVPNSYYKDKYQHLIGKEAALEAAKKTEANSSYGCVPSENKKDQRSIEQTLADIRAKKRKLEENGNTEKTSLENKDKRIK is encoded by the exons ATGGATTTGTTGGGATCTATTATGAATTCTATGGATAAACCTCCTACAGTCAGTGATAAGCAAAAAGCATTGATGAAAA AGCAGAAAGAAGAATATCAGAAGCATCAAAAAGCCGAAGCCGAAAGATTAAAAGTTTTTCGAGAAAAG GTAGAAACAAAGATTAACAAGTTTCTCCGCGATGAGAATTTTAAGGAGTACAAGTTCCCTGCTATGGACCAGATTCATAGAAGTATAAT ACACGACGTTGCCGAAGTCGCTAACGTGTGGGCTTATTCCTTCGGCGAAGATGGCGTGGATCGTCATATTATGATCTTTAAGAGGGAACATGCTCCGACTGAAGATCAACTAAACGCGTTACGCAGGGGAGAGGAATGGAACGAAGAAATAGCTAAGAGAGTCGcggaagaaaaagagagacgcgccaaagaagaaatagaagatgCGAAAGCTAAGAAACGGAAAGACGACTTTGTACCGAATAGTTATTACAAGGATAAGTATCAACATTTAATAGGGAAGGAAGCCGCTCTAGAAGCAGCCAAGAAAACGGAGGCTAATAGCAGTTACGGATGTG TTCCCAGCGAAAACAAGAAAGATCAAAGAAGCATAGAGCAGACATTGGCTGATATTCGTGCGAAGAAAAGGAAACTAGAAGAAAATGGAAATACAGAGAAAACAAGTTTAGAAAACAAAGATAAAAGGATAAAATAG
- the Exo84 gene encoding exocyst complex component Exo84: MYYTMAESLAKVFATEDFSPEKFVKELSAQCVGADELRHQRAKIQELANNTSAQLKRNVYQNYMQFIETAKEISHLESEMYQLSQLLSEQRSLLSTLGSTRTTGVIFEDLSESREEGVNEFTSKEEEQKQKLMQLLENVEGAMSLAETPGRTCLHEGSLLELDPLEGTPLKRVHAYLFNDILMVSSWLANGNRRGPPRYKMQAVYNLESLAVVNVRDLGTVKLAFKLLAFSDTRVFQCATATSKKEWLDKCEQAKKMKLAEDNPNGQAQNINTRSKEEKMAPSRSMSLDSNTLGVDDVDSELFEPPPEWMLEVAEDLDSCIAQRHFEEAFSLLEKAKTYLKDCQMSPVLLDIQLKVNNRGRSLVDVLTKELEVSAETKSLQGGGLRSARRVVKLLIQLNRSAQACQLYLRLCTAVLRARLKRVKREGNIAPYAKQLSAIAFSNIVEIAKEFRKLFLQSTNCTSGLVVWCSQEVKHLTTHLIKQLFVPKVLLSTLVECIVSVRCHCDQLTQLGMDFRYQLDGQLRSPLTKAIQESGEKYVDIVKVHIAEDTWRPTNLETPRNIQKFFCEMDDLGITIPSSYLMNDRWIVLTDNTLTFSKIYISLLEDCLNVATPELMATIDGVLVSVMRVQVQHIVVSLTNPKLKQEKQLVHDNAAYIRDVVIVRGLELYKSTTNQVFKKLLALKEQIVFDSLSVTKPKPAPRTSVSKYLTTEYI, from the exons ATGTATTATACGATGGCCGAGAGTTTGGCAAAAGTGTTTGCGACCGAAGATTTTAGTCCCGAAAAGT TTGTTAAAGAACTGAGCGCACAATGTGTTGGTGCGGACGAATTAAGGCACCAACGAGCAAAAATTCAAGAACTCGCGAACAACACGTCTGCACAGTTAAAACGCAATGTTTATCAAAACTACATGCAATTTATAGAAACAGCCAAAGAAATTTCACATCTGGAAAGCGAAATGTATCAGTTATCGCAACTATTGAGCGAGCAGCGTTCCTTGTTGAGCACATTAGGATCGACCAGAACTACGGGTGTTATTTTCGAGGATTTATCAGAATCTCGAGAAGAAGGTGTCAATGAATTTACCTCCAAGGAGGAGGAACAGAAGCAAAAGCTGATGCAACTGCTTGAAAATGTTGAAGGCGCGATG AGTTTAGCAGAGACACCTGGACGTACGTGTTTGCACGAAGGATCGCTACTGGAGCTAGATCCGCTGGAAGGAACCCCGCTGAAAAGGGTTCACGCGTATTTGTTCAATGACATATTGATGGTCTCCTCTTGGTTAGCGAATGGGAACAGACGCGGACCACCCAGATATAAAATGCAAGCAGTGTATAATCTGGAAAGTTTGGCAGTTGTTAACGTAAGAGATTTAGGAACGGTAAAATTGGCGTTCAAGCTGTTGGCGTTTTCCGATACGAGAGTATTCCAGTGCGCGACTGCAACGAGTAAA aaagagTGGTTGGATAAATGCGAACAagcgaagaaaatgaaattagccGAAGATAATCCAAACGGACAAGCACAAAATATCAATACACGatccaaagaagaaaaaatGGCACCTTCGCGATCGATGTCTCTCGATTCTAATACTCTAG GTGTAGACGACGTGGACTCGGAGTTGTTCGAACCACCACCGGAATGGATGCTAGAAGTCGCAGAAGATTTAGATTCTTGTATAGCTCAACGTCATTTCGAAGAAGCCTTCAGCCTTTTAGAGAAGGCGAAAACCTATTTAAAAGATTGCCAAATGTCGCCGGTTTTACTGGATATACAGTTAAAAGTAAACAATAGAGGACGATCTCTGGTCGACGTTCTAACGAAAGAACTCGAAGTGAGCGCGGAAACAAAATCGCTTCAAGGCGGTGGTTTAAGAAGCGCGCGACGCGTTGTCAAACTATTGATACAGCTTAACAGAAGCGCCCAAGCCTGTCAATTGTATTTACGACTGTGTACCGCTGTGTTAAGGGCACGCTTAAAGAGGGTTAAAAGAGAAGGCAACATCGCGCCTTATGCGAAACAACTTAGCGCGATCGCTTTTAGCAATATCGTGGAAATTGCGAAAGAATTTCGAAAACTTTTTCTACAATCTACAAATTGTACATCTG GTTTGGTTGTATGGTGCAGTCAAGAAGTTAAACATCTAACGACCCATTTAATCAAACAACTGTTTGTTCCGAAAGTGTTGCTAAGCACTTTGGTGGAGTGTATAGTTTCGGTTCGATGTCACTGTGATCAG TTGACGCAACTTGGAatggattttcgttatcaaCTAGACGGTCAACTGCGATCCCCTTTAACCAAAGCTATACAAGAATCcggtgaaaaatatgttgacatTGTAAAGGTGCATATAGCCGAGGATACTTGGCGACCGACCAATTTAGAAACGCCTAGAAACATTCAAAAATTTTTCTGCGAAATGGACGATCTTGGGATAACTATACCATCGTCTTACCTAATGAACGATCGTTGGATCGTATTGACCGATAATACGTTAACTTTCTCAAAAATCTACATCAGCTTGCTAGAGGACTGTTTAAACGTTGCTACACCGGAACTCATGGCTACGATAGACGGAGTACTAGTGTCCGTGATGCGAGTTCAAGTACAACATATTGTTGTATCGCTTACGAATCCGAAATTGAAACAGGAG AAGCAGTTGGTTCACGATAATGCAGCCTACATTCGAGATGTTGTAATTGTGCGAGGACTAGAGTTGTATAAATCGACAACCAATCAAGTTTTCAAGAAATTGTTAGCTTTGAAAGAGCAAATTGTATTCGACTCGTTATCTGTAACTAAACCGAAACCAGCACCGAGAACATCGGTATCAAAGTATTTGACCACggaatatatttaa